A stretch of Bordetella genomosp. 13 DNA encodes these proteins:
- a CDS encoding Bug family tripartite tricarboxylate transporter substrate binding protein, translated as MHAKTSQLRRTSLQHGGQANASTDAARRRACTLLATCTLTAALTGGATAHAAQWPDRPIRMLVGYPPGGGTDTVARVLAQEMSKVLGQSVVVENRGGASGTIATQQVVRAEPDGYTVLFATASPLTGAPLTIKGLNYDPMTDLVPVTLIGGGPFILVANTAFEPNTLPELVAYARARPGEVNYASPGVSTANYFFSELLNMQAGIRTIHIPYKGSAALINDLVAGQVQYTLDTPGTTLPLIRNGKLKPLAIFSKERLARAPAIPTAVESGFPDLVGGSWYGLLVPKGTPPAVVEALYQASGKALAGTEVRRTLEDRDVLVQNMPPAEFKQFIRAEYDRWKAVTTKLGVTPQ; from the coding sequence ATGCATGCAAAGACATCGCAGCTTCGACGAACCAGCCTGCAGCACGGCGGCCAGGCCAACGCCAGCACGGACGCCGCGCGACGGCGAGCCTGCACGCTGCTGGCCACATGCACGCTGACAGCTGCCCTGACCGGCGGCGCGACGGCGCATGCGGCCCAATGGCCTGACCGGCCTATCCGCATGCTGGTCGGCTATCCGCCCGGCGGCGGCACCGATACGGTGGCGCGTGTGCTGGCCCAGGAGATGAGCAAGGTGCTGGGTCAGTCGGTGGTCGTGGAAAACCGCGGCGGAGCCAGCGGCACCATCGCGACCCAACAGGTGGTGCGCGCCGAACCGGACGGCTACACCGTGCTGTTCGCCACCGCATCGCCGCTGACCGGCGCGCCGCTCACGATCAAGGGACTCAACTACGATCCCATGACGGACCTGGTGCCCGTCACGCTGATTGGCGGCGGCCCATTCATCCTTGTGGCCAACACTGCGTTCGAGCCCAACACGCTTCCAGAACTGGTAGCGTATGCACGTGCGCGACCTGGTGAAGTGAACTATGCATCGCCCGGCGTCAGCACGGCCAACTATTTCTTTTCGGAGCTGCTGAACATGCAGGCCGGCATACGCACCATCCACATTCCGTACAAGGGCAGCGCAGCGCTGATCAACGACCTCGTCGCGGGACAGGTGCAATACACGCTCGATACGCCGGGCACTACCCTGCCGCTGATCCGCAACGGCAAGCTCAAGCCCTTGGCCATCTTCAGCAAAGAGCGGCTGGCGCGCGCGCCCGCGATTCCCACCGCAGTCGAAAGCGGCTTCCCCGATCTGGTCGGCGGCTCCTGGTATGGACTGCTGGTGCCCAAGGGCACGCCGCCCGCCGTCGTGGAGGCGCTCTATCAGGCAAGCGGCAAGGCACTGGCCGGCACCGAAGTGCGCCGCACGTTGGAAGACCGCGACGTGCTGGTGCAGAACATGCCGCCCGCCGAATTCAAGCAATTCATAAGGGCCGAATACGACCGCTGGAAGGCGGTCACCACCAAGCTGGGCGTCACGCCGCAGTAA